DNA from Yamadazyma tenuis chromosome 5, complete sequence:
TGTGATAGCTGCTCCGTATGAACAATTCCTGGAACATCGCATCGTTCAACATATATGGCTCGTAAGCCTTTAAAATTGTGTGGTAGCAGGAAATTTGCTTGTGGGCTTCTCGTTTCAATGGCTGGAGGTGTAAAGCAGGCACAACATTTATACCACCCATATTAAGATCACCAAAGTCCATAGTTTGTGTTAGAACCTTCTGATCTATCACTTTGTCGTACGCTACTTGTGACTTGACAAATTCAGCTAACTGTTCGTACTGTTGTTCCCGATGCAAGCGCACAAACTCATTGGCTACAGCGCTGTTTTCCGGTTCCACATCAAAAGTCATCAGGACGGGCGTCCGCATCGATGGCCCACTACTGAAAATGGGTTTatggccaaagaaatgTGTTAGTTTCTTCACATCAAGGAAATAGTTGGTGTATTGAGAATCATACCACTTGCTCTTGTCGCTAATGCCTCGACtgaacaccaccacagACGCGCATAAGGGTGTGTTGAGAGCCCCCCGTCGCACAGAGATGTGGTACAGCATGCGTGGCTTCATGCTTGTGCAAGGTATATGTAATTTAGCCTTCTGTGGGCGTCGCAACAAACGATTCTTCTAGTTAGCACCCAAGCTTGTCGTTTGCTCAAAATTTGATTTTTCTACTTCGCACCCCAGAAAATTCATAAGCGTAAACCTTCAAAACTCTCCACTATAGCAGTGATGTCTTTATTCTCGAAATTGGGACCTCAAGGAAGAGCGTTGATGGGCCCTACAGGTAGTGGTTCTTCCTTTGAGTCATATGCCGGCAGGAAGGTGGAGGAAGGCCCTCAGGAACTTGACTATCTCATTAATGATCTCAGAAACCTGCTGCAATCCATGTCTGTGAACAAAGTTTTAGGATATATGTACCATTATTTGCCTTTTGTCAAAGTTGAGCATAACCTCCGTCTTGTGTTTGcaagcttcttgaacaatcCGACGTGTTTTACTCCAGGCGGTGCTTCGTTTGAATCAAACTACCAAATCATCGAAGCGTTCAAAGCCATTACCGATAAAAAATTATCTGTATCACAGCCCACAATTCCCGTTAAGACATGGTACACGGTTCTATTTCAGGAACTAGATCACTTTGTGGCATACGACATTCATCGTAATAGCTGGAAGGTGTTGCCTATATTATCGGGGATTCTATTGTCGAATAGCTTGAGAGACGACTTGTACAGCAACCCCAATATGATCGAGTTTGGGTGGTTTTTTGGAGACTGGGACTCCAAAGCTCATGATTTGTTCGTAAAGGCGTTGGGTAATACGTTGGCAGCTTACAATTCTGATGACATTATAAACTTGAGCTTATTGAGTTTAGCAGTCACATACAAAAGGGACCAGGACATAACCTCCTACACACCCCTGGTTCTGGTATCTTTCTTGATCACTAGATTGATCCAATTGATATTTGCCAACACCTCTTATAGTTTACAGGTCTACGAGAAGTTCTTTGCATTCGACATAAATGCTGCAAATTTGCATGATACACTCAATAGTGAAGTCATGAACAAACCTGTGGTGAAACATTTGAATAGGCTTTCGTTCTTGTTAGAGAGCTACTATAGAGTCTTGCCCATCAACAAGACTGGCTTTGACTTGATAATGGATGGGTTATCgaagatcaagttgttcaatgcATCACTTTGCACCAGAACTCAAGACTCCGTATTTAACCACCCTAATAGCATCAAGGACCAGTCAGTATTACATCAGCAGTTCTGGTTTTTCATGAAAAATATCTTCTTTTCGGAGTGCATTATTGTTCAAGGGATCATGACAAGATTCTTACTGGTGAATCAATCCAAAGGGTTCTCAATattctccatcttcaaggAAACCTATAATATCGAGCTGGAGTACCGGTTCATAGCTTTGAAGGTGGTCGAGCTGTTCTATCACTTGAACCATATTCTTGTCAATATTGGACAAGGGGGCTTTGATAGCTTCAACTTTGTCTACTATTTGTCACTTGAGTTGATATTTGGAGCTCAACCACTGATTGTTGAGCTCGAAAAACTATCAatgtttcttcttggttaCCCAAATGTCAACTTGAATGCTGATgtgatcaacttcaatccTATAAACAGAGGTAGGGTATTGTTTGTAATGGGTTTATGGGAAAACTATTTGCAGAAAaacagtttcaacaacgacTACATCAAGAGGAATATTTTCCCCATCTGTTTCGATGTAGTCAATAATCGTGGTATCCAGGCCTACGAAATAATCGAAGCTGCGCACTCCGTCCTTTTGTTGtgtttctccaacaaaagGGTCAataagaacttgaaggaacTTATGGAGTACATTGAGTTGATTGTCAATCAATTCCCTCGTATCCTCTCCGCCCAGCAATTGAGTATCGCGGTCGAGTCCTTGGGGAAACAGATTTTGTCCAACCCGATGGTCTACGAGGGATCTATGTACGCTAATTCAGCAGATGAattcttggagttcatcaacttcaagtgCTTGAACACCAAGAGTGGAATACCCATTAGTATCAAGGCCAGTGATCTGATGTTCACATCAGCACAGCCAATTGGTGAAATACATGCCGAATCCACTATGAAGAGCTTGGAGACCAAGAAACAGAACATTAATATCGTTGCTGAAAATAAGATAAAGAAGCCTAAGGACCTCGTACCTCTTGGTATGCTACCAGAAGCTACAGTGGCCCCCACAGAGTATAATTTCGCCAAAAGATTGGTGCCAGAAACATCTAGAGAAGCAATGGTTCTTTCTTTCGTCAATTTGGTTCCTTACTTGCCCTTATCGGTATTTCTCAGGTGGCTAGAGAAGATCTTTTTTGTCATTGAGTCAAGTAATCACCTGGAAAAAACATACCTTATACTGATGTTCTGGAAAGTTTTAAGTGAaaacttggatttgaataGGTGTGAGTTGGCGTACAGGTGGTGGTACGAAACCAAGAAAGCGGTTGCCAAAAACATTGGTCAAGAAGTATCTCGTCTATAGTTTATGTAGCATCATTATCAAAATGCGCACAAAAAAACTGTATCATCTCATCGCAAATAAATATCAAATAAATATGGCTAGAAAGAAATCGGCTGCCAAGAAGGCTAAAGAAGCCGAATCCAAGCTTAAACAACAGAAAAACATTGGTAATGAGATCCTTTCACAAGATGTCTCAACTCAACCGAAAAAACCtgagttggaattgatctctgatgatgataacgaaGAGTCCACttccgaagaagaagacgaatATGGCGAGCTTTTTACCGCAGATATCGATGAAGGAATCAACAAGGTCTTAACGGCAATTAGAACAGACCCttcaaagttgttggataaaGATATTAACTTCTTCGAACAGAAAGCCAGCT
Protein-coding regions in this window:
- a CDS encoding uncharacterized protein (EggNog:ENOG503Q3R4), producing the protein MSLFSKLGPQGRALMGPTGSGSSFESYAGRKVEEGPQELDYLINDLRNSSQSMSVNKVLGYMYHYLPFVKVEHNLRLVFASFLNNPTCFTPGGASFESNYQIIEAFKAITDKKLSVSQPTIPVKTWYTVLFQELDHFVAYDIHRNSWKVLPILSGILLSNSLRDDLYSNPNMIEFGWFFGDWDSKAHDLFVKALGNTLAAYNSDDIINLSLLSLAVTYKRDQDITSYTPSVSVSFLITRLIQLIFANTSYSLQVYEKFFAFDINAANLHDTLNSEVMNKPVVKHLNRLSFLLESYYRVLPINKTGFDLIMDGLSKIKLFNASLCTRTQDSVFNHPNSIKDQSVLHQQFWFFMKNIFFSECIIVQGIMTRFLSVNQSKGFSIFSIFKETYNIESEYRFIALKVVESFYHLNHILVNIGQGGFDSFNFVYYLSLELIFGAQPSIVELEKLSMFLLGYPNVNLNADVINFNPINRGRVLFVMGLWENYLQKNSFNNDYIKRNIFPICFDVVNNRGIQAYEIIEAAHSVLLLCFSNKRVNKNLKELMEYIELIVNQFPRILSAQQLSIAVESLGKQILSNPMVYEGSMYANSADEFLEFINFKCLNTKSGIPISIKASDSMFTSAQPIGEIHAESTMKSLETKKQNINIVAENKIKKPKDLVPLGMLPEATVAPTEYNFAKRLVPETSREAMVLSFVNLVPYLPLSVFLSENLDLNRCELAYRWWYETKKAVAKNIGQEVSRL